A region from the Candidatus Polarisedimenticolia bacterium genome encodes:
- a CDS encoding type II CAAX endopeptidase family protein yields the protein MPVPPHCESKRESGPIQPAPVIVARTSGPAKAACASLAASFGLTTAAVTAAWTRHLPPAEILRASPAIFLVLAAFLALTSSRVRASLSEWIGSSRWRAILSAQAIILPYLCYATALHRFAATDFLALLAYVNFPLLVLLWERGHGPSFWLDALALLAIWLPLELSWLPALWSWPPGQPGRYLHGFLGALVALVGFELIRGLHGIGFTLHCRAHDVRIAAAASAAFLPTGLLLGMLIGFLGRFEWPSSLPAAALRITGIFLVTALPEELLFRGLLQNLLRTWTGRPWLSLVLASLCFGAAHANVGAVPDWRLPVLATLAGLAYGWAYETGRTLMAPALTHTLVNAVWLLLFRR from the coding sequence ATGCCGGTTCCTCCGCACTGCGAGTCTAAGCGAGAGAGCGGCCCCATTCAACCCGCCCCGGTCATCGTGGCGCGCACTTCCGGCCCGGCAAAGGCGGCCTGCGCTTCCCTGGCGGCGTCCTTCGGCCTTACCACCGCCGCCGTCACGGCCGCCTGGACGCGCCACCTGCCACCGGCGGAGATCCTGCGCGCCTCTCCCGCGATCTTCTTGGTCCTCGCGGCCTTCCTGGCGCTCACCTCGAGCCGGGTGCGGGCGTCGCTCTCAGAGTGGATCGGATCTTCTCGGTGGCGAGCCATCCTCTCGGCCCAGGCCATCATCCTGCCTTATCTTTGCTATGCGACTGCTCTCCACCGATTTGCGGCCACGGATTTTCTTGCCCTGCTCGCTTACGTCAATTTCCCGCTTCTCGTTCTCCTGTGGGAGCGGGGGCACGGGCCTTCCTTCTGGCTCGATGCCCTCGCCCTTCTGGCAATCTGGCTGCCCTTGGAGCTGAGCTGGCTGCCTGCCCTCTGGAGCTGGCCGCCCGGCCAGCCGGGGCGCTACCTGCACGGCTTTCTCGGCGCGCTCGTCGCTCTGGTCGGCTTCGAGCTGATCCGCGGCCTGCACGGCATCGGCTTCACGCTGCACTGCCGGGCGCACGACGTTCGAATCGCCGCCGCGGCCTCCGCCGCCTTCCTGCCGACTGGCCTCCTGTTGGGAATGCTCATCGGGTTCCTGGGACGCTTCGAGTGGCCATCTTCTCTTCCTGCGGCGGCGCTGCGTATTACCGGGATATTCCTGGTCACCGCCCTTCCGGAAGAGCTCCTCTTTCGGGGACTCTTGCAGAACCTGCTGCGCACCTGGACCGGCCGGCCCTGGCTCTCGCTGGTGCTCGCGTCGCTCTGCTTCGGGGCGGCCCACGCCAACGTCGGCGCCGTTCCCGATTGGCGACTGCCGGTCTTGGCCACCCTCGCGGGGCTCGCCTACGGTTGGGCCTACGAGACGGGAAGGACGCTGATGGCACCCGCGCTCACTCACACCCTTGTCAATGCGGTCTGGCTGCTGTTGTTCAGGCGCTGA
- a CDS encoding DUF2203 domain-containing protein yields MTSESRETKLFTVKEAQDVIEKIRPLVDQMLLAFAGIREEIETAARESGLPSGDKAFAQHLETRGVAPRLLQEINGTIQAIQQHGCIVNGPEAGLVDFPCLLGNEIVFLCWKSGETRVGHWHRIPDGFAGRRALLDRDDPNERVSSVH; encoded by the coding sequence ATGACCTCAGAGTCTCGCGAGACGAAGCTCTTTACCGTCAAGGAAGCCCAGGACGTCATCGAGAAGATTCGTCCGCTGGTGGATCAGATGCTCCTGGCCTTCGCGGGGATTCGCGAGGAGATTGAAACCGCGGCCCGCGAGTCGGGGCTGCCGTCCGGCGACAAGGCGTTCGCGCAGCATCTCGAGACTCGGGGCGTGGCGCCCCGCCTCCTGCAGGAAATCAACGGGACGATTCAGGCCATCCAGCAGCACGGCTGCATCGTGAACGGCCCGGAGGCCGGCCTCGTCGATTTTCCCTGCCTGCTCGGCAACGAGATCGTTTTCCTGTGCTGGAAATCGGGTGAGACCCGGGTCGGTCACTGGCACCGCATTCCCGACGGCTTCGCGGGACGGCGGGCGCTGCTGGATCGGGATGACCCCAACGAGAGAGTGAGCTCCGTCCACTGA